TAaagctgctcagtagaccgtatgagtaaggtttaaatcataaagaaaacattggaaatgagcaaattcaatttatggaaaaacgacaaaagctgcaataaaacgtttgataacaaattttttctaaaagaatgcgcattttttttaaacggagcaatgaaacttcgtctgttttaatataccaatgcaagttacgaattataataatatgcatttatgggaatgacataaaatttcagggataagctcgagtgcgaagcacgagatacgtgatgaaaatgtgttcgttaaagtcgaaggagctttaacaaaaaagaattcacaatcaccaaattctGTTGTCgttactttcacctttagttttaaaaagcctatgcagaaagatcgagcgcatagcgcgaggtaaatacattaacgagcgcgaagcgcgagaaccaacattcgcgcgccctaggcgcgctcaaaattgcgaacgcaaaatattcaaaaatattcagtttttactgatttttaattattttaaatagtttggaaTGCTTTTAAATTCGATTCGAAtccttcataattattttaacttgctTGGAATCTTCTGAATTCATCTAAATTatctgaattatctgaatttcagGCCTAGTCCCTAGGGGATAAAATATAGAGACCAAAGGGTACCtgggaatttagaatattcaaggaattcaggatattGAAGAAATTCAGGGTGTTTAAGGATTTTaggggaattcagagaatttgaggGATTTCAGAGCGTTTACAATATTCAGAATACTCcaagaattctctaaaatccttgaatatcctaaattcctggaatattctgattatataaaatttcttaaattccctgaGCGTTCTAAAATCCCCGAAATCCTATGAATTCCCTGACATtcttgaattcgctgaattctaAAAATGACTTGAAATCCCCAAATCCTccgaaatttccaaaaatctctaaaatccttgaatatCCTAAATTCCAGGAATATTCTGATtatatgaaatttcttaaattccctaagtgttctgaaatccctgaaattctctATATTTCCTGACATCCTTGAATTGGCTGAATTATACGAAAGCCTTGAAATCCCCAAATCCTCtggaatttctaaaattctctgaaatccttgaatatcctGAAGTTCTGGAATATTCCGATTATATGAAATGTCTTAAATTCCTTAAGCGTtatgaaatccctgaaattctctgaattccctgaaatccttgaattctctgaattctaagAATGCCTCGAAatcctaaaatcttctaaaattccctggaatccttgaatatcctaaattcctggaatattctaATTATACGAAATATCTTAAATCTCCTAAACGTTCTGAAATCCTCGAAATCCTCTGAATTCCCTGACATccttgaattcgctgaattctaCAAAAGTCTTGAAATCCCCAAATCCttggaatttctaaaattctctgaaatccttgaatatcctAAATTCCAGGAATATTCtgattatatgaaatttttaaattccctaagtGTTCTGAAATCCcggaaattctctgaatttcctgacATCCTTGAATTCCCAGAATTCTAAAAAAGCCTTGAAATTACAAAATCCACTGGAATTtctcaaattctctgaaatcttttaatatcctGAATTTCTGGAATACTCTGGATTCTCGAAGCGCTATGAAATACCGCAAATCCTTAAATTTCCTTGAATATATTTcccgaattctctgaattccatgaatattttAAGTTCTTGAAATTCTGTGGATCtgctgaattctttaaaaattcggaattccTTGACTGTTTTAAATTCCTTACATACTCTGAATGGTTGGAAATCTCTAAATGCCTCAAGGTCTCTGAAATCTTTAATCTCTCTAAGTTccctgaaattctttaatttcctgaatttccttaatttcattaatttctttaatttcctgaattcctgaaaatttcgGATTTCCTTGAATATATTGAATTTCTAACTTTACTGAATTCTAGCATAtattgaattcctagaattcactTAACGctctgaaatcccttaaatccTTGAATATCCTGAATTTCTTGTATAAACTAAATTCTTTGCATTCtctgaattcaagaaaatatcaaaattcttaaattctctgaaatcttagatttctctcatttctttgaaattcttgaatattctgaactTCCCGAACTctctaaattcctgaaatatcTTGAGTttctgaaattcttcaaattgtcTGAATTCCTGGAGAATCATCGGAACtccttaaatattcttaattccttgcatctgaaatctttgaatcctctaaattccctgaaatagttgaatatttttaatttctggagttttctgaaaatgtttcatttgacCAATAACCCTAAATTctcggaaaattttgaattccattaatattctaaattcctgaattccttcaattcttctgGATTCTCCAATATTCTGTATTCTgtaaatttcttcaatattcggaattcttttaattcctacAGTTCACTCAATTCtattaaatccttaaatattctaaattcctacaatttttagaattctCTAAACCCCCTGAATTCgttcaaatcttctgaattctttgaattcctacaatttttctgaattaattcagggtgaccgctttaataaaagaaacaaatGTCCGTGTCATTTCTCCGTTCCCAACATTTTTTAacgtcaatgaaatttaaaaaatcgacctctgaaccaaaaattttttttagtaactcAAAGTCGAACTCttgaatttgtaacttttaaaaataaaatttaaaagttttttaatttaaagtttttgtactcaaattatcaatatttcataCATATAAAAAGGAAGCTGCTAacactttttaactaaacaatttttaattaaacgcaGTTAAACTTCGTAATTTTGTTGAAACCTTCTAAGAACTTTTTAGAATAATTcgaatatttcctaaaaatttattgaaaatccttcCGAATTAAAAAACTGGCCTTTAAATCttgcacattcatttttgataattttgtaaatttctataaatattttttaatgttcgcttaaagttaatatttcaagctacaaaattttcaaattccctaggaaatattttctattcttctgaagccttttaaaattcttcaaaattcaacaatttgtcttaaaaattaaattttattaaatagaacacTTAAAACTGTAACGttcacagtttaattttttattttcgaatatttaatttataatcactgattttaaatgaacagtcagatatttctaaatattaagtaattcttctttctctaaattaaaaaaattcaaatcgaagtttaaaaatggaatattttagactaaaataacatttgaaattgaataaaagccttTAACAATGAGTatgttattttaaagttattttaaaatcgaTTCCGAATCGtcatgtaaaatcaattattatttagtttttaaatcttaaagtacaattccatttttaaactcattaattaattcatattcacaattgatcaactaaaaattattgtttttttttcaaaaagcttaGATTTTacacgcttctaatttttaattgttgaagtcttttaaatctgcatttttaaattctttaaattaaaatgtatgcttaaaaaataaagatctaaaatggaaactttttaaaatgaattcccgatcaaaaaaataaatttaccctctttttccggtccagcggccaccctgttctTTGCATGATTTTTCCTGGCGATGTGATGGAATTCAAAAGATGCCAAGAAagttaaatgaattcaaaaggatttaaaagaatttaaaagcattaaaagaaaTTCGAAAGATGGGAAATCATtacaaactaaatatttttattccaattttccaAAACCCTTTCTGCATTATACTATGTGAAAAAATAAACCAAAGttgcctaaaaaataaaaaccatgcctcttaaattatttgttaaagagaTTAAactgtacaattaaaaattggaaaccagGTGTAAACAAATAACACACACAAAAAATACATACaagattcaaaagattctaaaataaacaaaaaatgactgTCGCACACGTGGAAGAGATAAAATGATGTTTATAACCAGTTATAACTAAATATGttgtgttttttatattaaaatctttattttgaagCCAGGTAAATAAAAAGTCTGTTAAATAAAGGATaatcaatgtttttaaacaagaaaaaaaagttttctttgttttgaataaaagttgTGGACCGTTGAACTATTTATAGGTTATAGACCTACCCAAATTAAACTGTTGATTCGCTTGAACGGCCATTGTTATGGTGCTAAGAAAACACTTGTAACTCAAATCATCTATTCGTGCTCAGAATAATTAGTGCAATTcctttattattaacaaaataacaaCTTATATACGCAACTTTTCCCGCGAACACATGAAGCTCCGGCAGAATTGGCCCTCTGACGGTCATTCGTAGAACCAAGTATTAACCAATCAGAACTCGAGAAATTAtgcgtcaaaattcaaaatttacaaatgacTTCACCtcacaaaatagaaaatattatttatttatatactaGAACTAGACTGTTGTTACAAAAGGTTTTGAATAAATGACAGGttgtcaaagttaaaaaaattaacccaaaTTGAGAGAGAAATTCAGAAACCGAATCATCAAGTCATGGatccaataaaattaagattttttatggaaatatgtgaaaaagaaaataaatatatcagAATACAGGAAAAATTTATCCCATCGCTTAGTTCAAAACCGATAACTGGGAAATTTTATGCGAAACATGATGCCGTATCCTTCGATGAAATTCccgaagattatttaaaattaatagagaGAAAAGAAAATTCCGTACCAAGAGATCGTTATTCATTTCCGCCTCCAACAGCTAATATGgagtaattattgaaaaaatttattttcactaatttcaatattattaattaagctaattttaatattatttatgctTCAACTTGTACAAACTCGAGGtgtttttcgtttttaatatatCTAAACAAAAagagtgtttcatttttttaattgcaaagaaaaattataattagttttaatagtttacatttttaattgtcatAGCTATGGTTGGTTCACGGAACCACTGATTCCACGTTCAAAGGATCCAAGGTTACATTTCGCAACGAAAGGAAGCGACTTtctaaaaacagaattaaaattaagacaTCTTAACAGAGGACTTCCAGTTACAAAATTTGTTGGTGTTCcttttagaagttaaattatgtACGAGttgtaggaaattaaaatttggcactaaaaattgtactatagtttaaaataaactattttgtattgcagtatatttttaattaaaaataaagcatttAAGTTCTTGcttaaagttaaataaatctttaattaataattgcagGGCGGCCGTTTCAGTCGACGAAGCTAATGCCGATTTTTTGGAGGTTTGTAACCATTTTTTCGGTAAATAATTTctgttaattgaaaaagaaaaactcgaatttttacaattgaaaatttttcatttgaagtattcGAAAATGAACTGCAAATTAAGGTGCAAAAAGTTAAAGATACAAAATTTGCCCCTCAActcaaaaaacattaaaaagaaaaaattgacctctttcaattcagaaagatAATTAATAACCATAATTTCCTCCCtctcaactcaataaaaatgaaaaaaaatccctttcaattcagaaaaaaaaatgaaaataaaaagttcctcCTCTGAACTCTATAACAAtcctaaaaagaaaaaagggcttcttcaaatttggaaaaaatatatgaataaccAAATTTCGTCCCTTCACAAAACTGCCCTCTACTTCCAAttcataagaaattaaaaaccaaaattgtctcccttccaaccaaataattttttttttaaataataaatgctcCTCTCAtcacttcatttaaaaatttatcactttgattgaaagtgcaactattttgttgaaaattcgttttggctcagaattaatttttttgctgaaaatttaactattccatgtttatttgaaaatttatatttttagtttacacTTAAAGTAgccagtaaacatttttttaaattgaaacgcttaataatttacatctcaataaaaatgttcaaaaccaaAATAATATCTCTTACAGATTAGAAAAACTTGCAAACCAAAATTTCCTAACACAAAAATTTCGTACAAAAATCTCATACAAAAAATTTCCTgagataaaaatcttaaaaacaaaaaatgtccctcttccaattcagaaaaataatgaaaataaaaagtaacaAAGAAATAACAACATATTTTCTTTCCAACtctataaaaatcttgaaataaaaaaactttcctctgcttccaatttagaaaaaattgaaatcgaaaactaCCTTCCATAAAATTCAATACaacattattaataacaaattattgaaaattcgtattatatggctcaaaattattttttttaactcaaaatttatcttccatttttgacagaaaattatcaTGTTAAGTAAAGTACTTAActtgaaagtaatcttttttgttgaagattcagcttttctaggtagaaaattattttttcaaattaaaatttaacttacatttttggttgaaaattgatgttttaaagtggaaaatttaactattacgttgaaaatgtatgttttcggttgttaatttgtatttttagttttaaaatttatctgtttttatagaaatttaagtattatagTTAAAAACGAAACTggtacaaaataatcttttttggttgatgattcatgtattttattgaaaattcctctttttggtagaactcaactgttttatatttcaaattaaaacctttttgttgatataattttgttaaaaattcatgtttttggttgaaaattcatctctttggtcgaaaatttaactatttgatttctAATGTTAAGAAGTggtaaattgttcaattttaaacaaattcaaaaccatcttataaaatcaattattgttcaatttttaatactgaaactacagttcaattaaaaaaaaaacatttttacattctcatcatttatgattgagaaagtattggaattgtcgtaaatttgacatcacagtttttcaacggatctccacgtttcgagaccacctgaatccgaaaataaggtttttacgatgacgtctgtctgtctgtccggccgtccgggTGTCCGGCCGTCCGgccgcccgtaaacacgataactctcgaaaaaattaacggatcaaatccatctttggcatacttttttaaggttctaaaagaaaggacgagttcgttaaccagctatttttgatgaaaattcaaaaactgagcgcattttgaaaatttttgcgaccacttttttctgaattttaaaattctatgtgcgcacatttatagtattgaaatggaaaaaacaatttatcatgatgaattttttcgattaaaaaaaaattctttgagttatagaattttcaaaattttgtaaaacaaccgaaattcaaaattttaacccaaacaacccaagatatgaaaaaatgtcaagagaagaaaaacattgctttttaaaatccctataagactgtcatgacaaatttgtggattttcttagaaaatccaaaattcaaattttgattgcccaaaaaattaagaaaaatcaaaaaattctattttgtggtcaaactatgcagaatacgaaaaaagatgaattaacgaaaatttaaccccccaaaaaatatacaaattaaataataatcacttcttgattagaggcgtactttttgttttattcgtgaaaaataacattgaaaacaaaaacatcaaataaataaaaaatttgtggaaaaacccctcaaattaagaacaaaaattattcaactaaaattgtacccctaaaacatatctaaaaatttgttatgaattactttttgataagacgcgtaggtttggttttaatcataaaactggcattaaaaataaaaatgaaaaatttgtgaaaaacgacgaaaggtacgaaaacgaattgacagacaaaaattgttcgcctaaaaaagagatgcaaatttatcataatttattacattctcatcatttatgattgataaagtattagaattatcctaaatttgacactacaaaatttagatttcgaaccaaatgacgcaaaatacgaaaaagtgttaacaagaaatattagattttgaaaaatccgaCAAATTTTCACTTTAGCATTTTTCAGTAGGACTAGTCATTTCATTTATATTTCTCGAAAGTAGTATGCGGAACATCCAGAATTAATATCTTAAGCCAATATACAAcgcaaaaaaatctcgaaaaaaaatgaacggatcaaatccaacttttgcacaattttttttggtaataaaagaaagaacgaattcGTTAAAAAAGCCATTTAggatagtattcaaaaagtcagagctttttaaacaattttgagaattctttttagattaaaaaattttatgtatgacTGTTGTTAGTACATCTAAAGcctttttacgataaaaaattatctgagttatagcttttacaaaacttaaaaaatcaatcgataattaaaatttgtaaccaaacaacgCACGGTTAAAAAAAGTGgatagaagaaaaacgttgctttttgaaaggcctacaacattttcataataactttttgaatataattgaacaatcgaaaattcaaatttttattgcacaaaaaataaggaacaatagaaaaaataatgttgtgctcaaactatgtatgatacatatgaaaaaagatgcgtgaatcaaaattgtgctcccaaaaaagatttaaaaacttattattattactcactttttgataggatacgcagttttagttttattcataaaaaacaataataataaacaattaaatgtttggacaaacaacacaagctacgaaaaaaattcaacaaaagctgtttaaccaaaaattggtgtatattttggaaattaattcttttaactgaaattttaactaatttgttgaaaatacaattcattggttgtaaatcaacttttttgttaaacataaatattctcgagtattttatttttatttaaaatctggtttgttgaaatatcaactacaaaattttacattgaaagtgaatctttttaagttacaaatttaactctttggttaatgaagcatcgtaatcaacaatttttttttataaattgaaaatttgtttctgtgacaacatttaactattttataaaaaaatcttttttcagtttaaaaaaatgcctcaattttgcataaaattgaactacgcgtccaatcaaaaagtgatttattaaaaacttctcatgattaaagcaaatactacgcaactcataaaaaaaattacaaatttttatgaataatttttttatgagttgcgTAGTAATTTATTtcatcatgacaaattttttatacatcactttttgattggacgcgtggttgaattttatataaaattatggcattttttacattatcatcatttatgattgagaaagtattagaattgtcggaaatttgacatcacacgttttcaacggatctccacgtttcgagaccccctgaatccgaaaatcaggttttcacgatggcgtctgtctgtctgtccgtccgtaaacacgataactctcgaaaaaatgagcaaatcaaatccatctttggcacacttattttaagtcctaaaagaaaagacgagtttgtaaaccagctatttttgataaaaatttaaaaagtgaacgcattttgaaaatttttgagaccacttttttctgaatttgaaaattctatgtacggatatttataatattaaaaagaactaacaatttatcctcatgacttttttcgataaaatgaaaattctcagagatatagcgttttcaaattttttaaatcaaccgaaaattaaaatttgaagccaaaaaacgcacgatatgaaaaaaagtaaagagaagaaaaacatttctatttgaaagccctacaagataatcataacaaatttttggattttctgcaaaaatcaaaaattaaaatttgtattgcacaaaaaataatgaaaaaaaattttcaatttgtgggcaaactatgtaggatacgaaaaaagatgtattaacaaaaattgttatcctaaaaaagatctacaatttcgttaaggatcacttcttgaaaggacgcgtactttttgttttattcgtgaaaaagaagatttaacaaaacctgtttgcaaatatcggtcggaaatcgagcgcgcagcgcgagtgtcacgatgagaatgtgtacatcaaagcctacagagctttaagaaacttaattaagtagaaaattcagaacatgaagacgcatataaatactgccatctaaaagagatctttttgataaagtttttttcaagcattccaaatgcaaagaataaatatccgagagcgaagcgcgagattcaaccgtcgcgcgccctaggcgcgctgaaatcaatatttttcaaattgcattaTATCATGTGATACGAAATTTGGGATATTTCCAGTGATTggatatatttttcttctaaaaccttgtaaaatttcagggaaaaataataaattcacttttatttcccggtttttccaggTTAAAAGAAATGTAGGTAATTTCCCGGTTTAGTGGCTAccctgaattgttaaaaaaatttaatcaagagGTTTCGCCACGTGTTCTAAGAAATGAAATAGATTGAACCTGTTcgaaatttctaaattcaatacAGCTGTTGTTATATCGCTGTATCCTAGCAACAGACCCGACCATACTGGTCCTTACACAATGCCGTAGAGAAAACTCGAGTGTTTGAACCTTTTCTTTCTAATAATTTCTgacaaacttttaaatcaaattcctCCAGCCAAGACAGATGTCTCGAAAAGGGGaaaaaatcagtttctttaaacaaacaagacatatttaaatttgattcgaGACTAATTCCACTCATCATGACACATTCGACAGAACCaagaaaataaaccaaaaatcatGTCAGGTAGAGGATTTTCCGTCAAAGTAGAAATCGACTTACACGCTGTGGGTACCAGTATGTTTCTCTAAATATTTATGAGGTAAtttcagtattaaattttttaatcccttTTTTAGATCACATGTCCTGGGGTTTGGCTCTGTCCAAATGGCAAAGTGGCCCTTCGGATAAGTACTTTAAAATCGTCTATTGAATCCCatcgaatttcaccaatttttccTTTGTTGTTCCATGACAAATTTACTTTTAAGATGATTTTTGCTGGAGTGACTTCACTTTCTTCTTTGCAACAAAATTTAGAGGAGGAATTTTTTTATGCAGAGTTATTGCAATGGGCTGATTCCACGAGTGCTTTTGTGATTCTGGGCACA
This Belonocnema kinseyi isolate 2016_QV_RU_SX_M_011 chromosome 3, B_treatae_v1, whole genome shotgun sequence DNA region includes the following protein-coding sequences:
- the LOC117169019 gene encoding uncharacterized protein LOC117169019, which encodes MDPIKLRFFMEICEKENKYIRIQEKFIPSLSSKPITGKFYAKHDAVSFDEIPEDYLKLIERKENSVPRDRYSFPPPTANMDYGWFTEPLIPRSKDPRLHFATKGSDFLKTELKLRHLNRGLPVTKFVGVPFRS